A portion of the Perognathus longimembris pacificus isolate PPM17 chromosome 20, ASM2315922v1, whole genome shotgun sequence genome contains these proteins:
- the Syt3 gene encoding synaptotagmin-3, translating into MSGDYEDDLCRRALMLASDLCARVRDADTSDRCQEFNELRIRGYPRGPDADISVSLLSVIVTFCGIVLLGVSLFVSWKLCWVPWRDKGGSAVGGGPLRKDLGPGVGLAGLVGGGGHHLGAGLGDHPLLGVPPHHAHVVHHPPFAELLEPGSLGGSEPPEPSYLDMDSYPEAAAAAAMVAAGVKPSQTSPELPSETGAGSGLLLLPPSGGGLPSAQSHQQVTSLAPVTRYPALPRPLTQHTLTTQPEPSSEERPPALPLPLPGGEEKAKLIGQIKPELYQGTGPGGRRGGGSGEGGNPCGRISFALRYLYGSDQLVVRVLQALDLPAKDSNGFSDPYVKIYLLPDRKKKFQTKVHRKTLNPVFNETFQFSVPLAELAQRKLHFSVYDFDRFSRHDLIGQVVLDNLLELAEQPPDRPLWRDIIEGGSEKADLGELNFSLCYLPTAGRLTVTIIKASNLKAMDLTGFSDPYVKASLISEGRRLKKRKTSIKKNTLNPTYNEALVFDVAPESVENVGLSIAVVDYDCIGHNEVIGVCRVGPEAADPHGREHWAEMLANPRKPVEHWHQLVEEKTLTSFTKGSKGLSEKENSE; encoded by the exons ATGTCGGGAGACTACGAGGATGACCTCTGCCGACGGGCCCTCATGCTGGCCTCAGACCTCTGTGCTCGGGTCCGAGATGCCGACACCAGCGACAGGTGCCAGGAGTTTAATGAACTGCGAATCCGAGGCTATCCCCGGGGCCCAGATGCAG ACATTTCTGTGAGCCTGCTGTCTGTCATCGTGACCTTCTGTGGCATTGTCCTTCTGGGCGTCTCTCTCTTTGTGTCCTGGAAGCTGTGCTGGGTGCCCTGGCGGGACAAGGGCGGGTCAGCAGTGGGCGGTGGCCCCCTGCGCAAGGACTTAGGCCCCGGGGTTGGGCTGGCTGGCCTAGTAGGTGGTGGTGGGCACCACCTGGGAGCCGGCCTGGGTGACCACCCCCTGCTGGGTGTCCCCCCACACCATGCCCATGTGGTTCACCATCCGCCCTTTGCTGAGCTGCTGGAGCCGGGCAGTCTGGGTGGCTCTGAGCCCCCCGAACCTTCTTATCTGGATATGGACTCGTACCCAGAGGCTGCCGCCGCTGCAGCTATGGTGGCTGCTGGGGTCAAGCCGAGCCAGACATCTCCAGAGCTGCCCTCTGAGACAGGGGCGGGGTCTGGGCTGCTCCTGCTGCCCCCCAGTGGAGGGGGCCTGCCCAGTGCCCAGTCGCATCAGCAAGTCACAAGCCTGGCGCCTGTCACCAG GTACCCAGCCCTACCCCGGCCCCTCACCCAGCACACGCTGACCACGCAGCCAGAGCCCAGCAGCGAGGAGCGGCCGCCAGCCCTGCCTTTACCCCTGCCTGGAGGCGAGGAAAAAGCCAAACTGATCGGGCAGATCAAGCCAGAGTTGTACCAGGGTACCGGCCCCGGTGGCCGCAGGGGTGGGGGCTCTGGAGAGGGGGGCAACCCCTGCGGCCGCATCAGCTTCGCCCTGCGGTACCTCTATGGCTCCGACCAGCTCGTTGTGCGGGTCCTGCAGGCCCTGGACCTCCCAGCCAAGGATTCCAATGGCTTCTCTGACCCTTATGTCAAAATCTACCTGTTACCTGACCGCAAGAAAAAGTTCCAGACCAAG GTGCACAGGAAGACCCTGAACCCCGTGTTCAATGAGACTTTCCAGTTCTCGGTACCCTTAGCCGAGCTGGCCCAGCGCAAGCTGCACTTCAGTGTCTACGACTTCGACCGCTTCTCACGACACGACCTCATCGGCCAGGTGGTGCTGGACAACCTCCTGGAGCTGGCTGAGCAGCCCCCTGACCGCCCGCTGTGGAGGGACATCATTGAGGGTGGCTCG GAAAAGGCGGACCTTGGGGAGCTCAACTTCTCCCTCTGCTACCTCCCCACGGCTGGGCGCCTCACAGTGACCATCATCAAAGCCTCCAACCTCAAAGCGATGGACCTCACTGGCTTCTCGG ATCCCTACGTGAAGGCCTCTCTGATCAGCGAGGGTCGCCGTCTGAAGAAGCGGAAAACCTCCATCAAGAAGAACACCCTGAACCCCACGTACAATGAGGCGCTGGTGTTCGACGTGGCCCCTGAGAGCGTGGAGAATGTGGGGCTCAGCATCGCCGTGGTGGACTACGACTG cATTGGGCACAATGAGGTGATTGGCGTGTGTCGCGTGGGCCCCGAGGCGGCCGACCCCCACGGCCGAGAGCACTGGGCCGAGATGCTGGCTAACCCACGCAAGCCGGTGGAGCACTGGCACCAGCTGGTGGAG GAGAAGACCCTGACCAGCTTCACAAAAGGCAGCAAAGGACTATCAGAGAAAGAGAATTCAGAGTGA